In Xiphophorus couchianus chromosome 8, X_couchianus-1.0, whole genome shotgun sequence, the following proteins share a genomic window:
- the LOC114149926 gene encoding cytochrome c oxidase subunit 5B, mitochondrial-like, with product MAARLLLRSGLRAVTTCRAVRAPALSRSMAAGGIPTDEEQATGLEKVIMKAMKEGKDPYSMMKPKSYAGSKSDPHLVPSITNKRVVGCICEEDNTAIIWFWLHEGEPQRCPSCGAHYKLVPHNLPH from the exons ATGGCTGCAAGGTTACTGCTGCGCTCCGGGCTGAGAGCCGTGACAACCTGCCGGGCTGTCCGGGCTCCGGCTCTGAGCCGCAGCATGGCGGCTGGAG GCATTCCCACTGATGAGGAGCAGGCCACTGGGCTGGAGAAGGTCATCATGAAGGCCATGAAGGAGGGAAAG GATCCTTACAGCATGATGAAGCCAAAGAGCTACGCTGGCTCCAAGTCGGACCCCCACCTGGTTCCCTCCATCACTAACAAGAGGGTTGTGGGCTGTATCT GTGAGGAAGACAACACCGCCATCATCTGGTTCTGGCTTCATGAGGGCGAGCCCCAGCGCTGCCCCTCCTGTGGTGCCCACTACAAACTGGTGCCCCATAACCTCCCCCACTAa
- the LOC114149925 gene encoding cytochrome c oxidase subunit 5B, mitochondrial-like, producing MASRLLLRTAFRATTSCRAARCPALRRCMSAGGIPTDEEQATGLEKAIMKAMKEGTDPYNMMKPKSYAGSKSDPHLVPSITNKRVVGCICEEDNTAIIWFWLHEGEPQRCPSCGAHYKLVPHELPH from the exons ATGGCGTCAAGGTTACTGCTCCGCACCGCGTTCAGAGCCACAACGAGCTGCCGAGCTGCCCGGTGTCCGGCTCTGAGGCGCTGCATGTCTGCTGGAG GCATTCCCACTGATGAGGAGCAGGCCACGGGACTGGAGAAGGCCATCATGAAGGCCATGAAGGAGGGAACA GATCCTTACAACATGATGAAGCCAAAGAGCTACGCTGGCTCCAAGTCGGACCCCCACCTGGTTCCCTCCATCACCAACAAGAGGGTTGTGGGCTGTATCT GTGAGGAAGACAACACCGCCATCATCTGGTTCTGGCTTCATGAGGGCGAGCCCCAGCGCTGCCCCTCCTGTGGTGCCCACTACAAACTGGTGCCTCATGAGCTGCCCCACTAG